A single region of the Pseudomonas sp. B21-023 genome encodes:
- the recJ gene encoding single-stranded-DNA-specific exonuclease RecJ, translating to MRIEPRPLPSPLPLLGNLPPLLTRLYAARGVQSEAELDKGLARLLPYQQLKGIEAAVELLVEALDQRQRILIVGDFDADGATASTVGVLGLRLLGAAHVDYLVPNRFEYGYGLTPEIVAVALERQPQLLITVDNGISSVDGVAAAKAAGLKVLVTDHHLPGEQLPAADAIVNPNQPGCAFPSKSLAGVGVIFYVLMALRARLRSLGRYETQPQPNIGELLDLVALGSVADVVPLDANNRILVHQGLERIRAGRARPGLKAILEVARRDHKRITSTDLGFILGPRLNAAGRLDDMSLGIECLLCEDATLALDMAQQLDGLNQDRKSIEQGMQREALAQLKDLPVESMPYGLCLFDADWHQGVIGILASRLKERYHRPTIAFADAGEGVLKGSARSVPGFHIRDALDAVAARHPSLISKFGGHAMAAGLSLPADNFPAFAEAFDDEVRRQLREEDLTGRLLSDGTLAVEEFHLDLARALRNAGPWGQHFPEPLFHGVFQLVEQRVVGERHLKVVLKSECGAVRLDGIAFGIDRDVWPNPTVRWVELAYKLDVNEFRGNESVQLMIAHMEAR from the coding sequence ATGCGTATCGAACCACGTCCCCTGCCGTCGCCCCTGCCTTTGCTGGGCAACCTGCCACCCTTGTTGACCCGTCTCTATGCCGCCCGTGGCGTGCAGTCCGAAGCCGAACTGGACAAGGGCCTGGCCCGCCTGTTGCCGTACCAGCAACTCAAGGGCATCGAGGCGGCGGTGGAGCTGCTGGTCGAGGCGCTCGACCAGCGCCAGCGCATTCTCATTGTCGGCGATTTCGACGCCGACGGTGCCACCGCCAGCACGGTCGGTGTGCTGGGTTTGCGCTTGCTGGGCGCGGCCCATGTCGACTACCTGGTGCCCAACCGCTTCGAATATGGCTATGGCCTGACCCCGGAGATCGTAGCGGTCGCGCTCGAGCGCCAGCCGCAATTGCTGATCACTGTGGACAACGGTATTTCCAGCGTCGATGGCGTGGCCGCAGCCAAGGCCGCCGGGCTCAAGGTGCTGGTCACCGACCACCACCTGCCGGGCGAGCAGTTGCCGGCCGCCGATGCCATCGTCAATCCCAACCAGCCGGGTTGTGCGTTCCCCAGCAAGTCACTGGCCGGTGTCGGCGTGATCTTCTACGTGCTGATGGCCCTGCGTGCGCGGTTGCGCAGCCTGGGGCGCTACGAAACGCAGCCGCAGCCGAATATCGGCGAATTGCTCGACCTGGTGGCATTGGGCAGCGTCGCCGACGTGGTGCCGCTGGATGCCAATAACCGCATCCTGGTGCATCAGGGGCTGGAGCGTATTCGCGCCGGCCGCGCCCGCCCCGGGCTGAAGGCGATTCTCGAGGTGGCACGGCGTGACCACAAGCGCATCACTTCCACCGACCTTGGCTTCATCCTTGGCCCTCGGCTCAATGCTGCCGGGCGCCTGGACGACATGAGTCTGGGCATCGAATGCCTGTTGTGCGAAGACGCGACCCTGGCGCTGGACATGGCCCAACAGCTGGATGGCCTGAATCAGGATCGCAAGTCCATTGAGCAGGGCATGCAGCGCGAGGCCCTGGCCCAGCTCAAGGACCTGCCGGTCGAGTCCATGCCTTATGGCTTGTGCCTGTTCGACGCCGACTGGCACCAGGGGGTGATCGGCATCCTCGCCTCGCGCCTGAAAGAGCGTTACCACCGCCCGACCATCGCCTTTGCCGATGCGGGGGAAGGGGTGTTGAAGGGCTCGGCGCGTTCGGTGCCGGGGTTCCATATCCGTGACGCACTGGACGCCGTGGCGGCGCGGCATCCGAGCTTGATCAGCAAGTTCGGCGGGCATGCCATGGCGGCGGGGCTGTCCTTGCCGGCCGACAATTTCCCGGCGTTTGCCGAGGCGTTCGACGATGAGGTGCGGCGGCAGTTGCGTGAGGAAGACCTGACCGGGCGGTTGTTGTCGGATGGCACCCTGGCGGTGGAGGAGTTCCACCTGGATCTGGCGCGGGCATTGCGCAACGCCGGGCCCTGGGGGCAGCACTTTCCCGAGCCGTTGTTCCACGGGGTGTTCCAGCTGGTCGAGCAGCGGGTCGTCGGGGAGCGGCATCTGAAAGTGGTGCTCAAGAGCGAGTGTGGGGCGGTGCGGTTGGATGGGATTGCCTTTGGGATTGACCGGGACGTTTGGCCGAATCCTACTGTGCGGTGGGTGGAGTTGGCTTACAAGTTGGATGTGAATGAGTTTCGGGGGAATGAGAGTGTGCAGTTGATGATTGCGCATATGGAAGCGCGGTGA
- a CDS encoding TetR/AcrR family transcriptional regulator, whose product MRSLMSNDAPIGPGRPKDLAKREAILEAAKRLFLSLGYANTSMDAVAAAAGVSKLTVYSHFTDKQTLFGAAVMATCQNQLPDLMFEYPEGAAVEDVLLNIARGFQALISSDEAVQLSRLIFALGSQDPGFGQYFYAAGPKRVMSGMEALLRCVDQRGLLRIDNPWQAAEHFFCLVKGAPDYRLLLGCSPALEGDEAEAHVREAVGVFIRAFRV is encoded by the coding sequence ATGCGGTCCCTCATGTCCAACGACGCACCCATCGGCCCCGGCCGGCCCAAGGACCTTGCCAAGCGCGAGGCCATCCTCGAAGCCGCCAAGCGCCTGTTTCTCAGCCTTGGCTATGCCAACACCAGCATGGATGCGGTCGCTGCGGCGGCAGGTGTTTCAAAACTCACCGTGTACAGCCATTTCACCGACAAGCAGACCCTGTTCGGCGCGGCGGTCATGGCCACCTGCCAGAACCAGTTGCCTGACCTGATGTTCGAATACCCCGAAGGCGCGGCGGTGGAAGACGTGCTGCTGAACATTGCCCGAGGCTTCCAGGCGTTGATCAGCAGTGACGAGGCCGTCCAGCTGAGCCGCCTGATCTTTGCCTTGGGCAGCCAGGACCCGGGGTTTGGCCAGTACTTCTACGCGGCGGGGCCCAAGCGGGTGATGAGCGGGATGGAAGCGCTGCTGCGTTGTGTCGACCAGCGGGGGCTGTTGCGGATCGACAACCCGTGGCAGGCGGCGGAGCATTTCTTCTGCCTGGTGAAGGGGGCGCCGGATTATCGGTTGCTGCTGGGGTGCTCGCCGGCGCTGGAGGGGGATGAGGCTGAGGCGCATGTGCGGGAGGCGGTGGGGGTTTTTATTCGGGCGTTTCGGGTGTAA
- a CDS encoding TIGR02285 family protein has protein sequence MRIRHLPLLLCLVFSALAAQSAEARERLLWLVRDLPPFTIFEGPAKGQGVIDQLLPKLIAQMPKYDHQIVRVNRARGIQMLQEHSFTCDPTLLWTPERARYVHFSQPSLGVLSSGLVVRKHDQALLEPYLDGQQVDLQRLLTQTRLKLGIVAERSYSMQVDDVLKQLPDSAFSRHYGNDATASLLEMQQLGRLQLVLGYWPEVRYLIQQQNGSLDDYRFYPIRGVNRYQFLHVGCSDTALGREAIANIDQLLPMLRRDTLPGLYARWLDPELQEDYLGQARHFFEQGEAPVR, from the coding sequence ATGCGCATCCGCCACCTGCCCCTGCTGCTCTGCCTGGTATTCAGCGCGCTCGCGGCACAATCGGCCGAGGCCAGAGAGCGCCTGCTGTGGCTGGTCCGTGACCTGCCGCCGTTCACCATTTTCGAAGGGCCGGCCAAAGGCCAGGGCGTGATCGACCAATTGTTGCCCAAGCTGATCGCGCAGATGCCCAAGTACGACCACCAGATAGTCCGAGTCAATCGCGCCCGCGGCATCCAGATGCTCCAGGAGCACAGTTTCACTTGCGACCCGACCCTGCTCTGGACGCCCGAACGTGCCAGGTACGTGCATTTCTCCCAGCCATCGCTGGGCGTACTGAGCAGTGGCCTGGTGGTTCGCAAGCACGACCAGGCGCTGCTGGAGCCTTATCTGGACGGACAACAGGTGGATCTTCAGCGGCTGCTGACCCAGACCCGGCTCAAGCTCGGCATCGTCGCAGAGCGCAGCTACAGCATGCAGGTCGATGATGTCCTGAAGCAGTTGCCTGACAGCGCCTTCAGCCGCCACTACGGCAACGATGCCACCGCCAGCCTGCTGGAGATGCAACAATTGGGGCGCCTGCAACTGGTGCTCGGCTACTGGCCAGAGGTTCGCTACCTGATCCAGCAGCAGAATGGCTCGCTGGACGATTACCGCTTCTATCCCATCCGTGGCGTCAACCGCTACCAGTTCCTCCATGTAGGCTGCTCGGACACCGCCTTGGGACGCGAGGCGATCGCCAATATCGACCAGCTGCTGCCGATGCTGCGCCGCGATACGTTGCCAGGCCTGTATGCCCGCTGGCTGGATCCGGAGCTGCAGGAAGATTATCTGGGCCAGGCCCGGCATTTTTTCGAGCAGGGCGAAGCGCCGGTGCGCTGA
- a CDS encoding CaiB/BaiF CoA-transferase family protein: MTMPSKPLAGLKVIELGTLIAGPFASRICAEFGAEVIKVESPDGGDPLRKWRKLYEGTSLWWFVQARNKQSLTLNLKHPEGREVLKRLLAEADILIENFRPGVLEKLGLGWDVLHALNPRLVMVRLSGFGQTGPMKDQPGFGAVGESMGGLRYITGFEDRPPVRTGISIGDSIAALWGVIGALMALRHREVNGGDGQVVDVALYEAIFAMMESMVPEFDVFGFIRERTGNIMPGITPSCIHTTADGRHVQIGANGDAIFKRFMQAIGRDDLANDAALATNDGRDARRDELYGVIDRWANGLPLDKVMQALNDAEVPASRIYSAEDMLGDPQFLAREMFLQARLPDGKPFKMPGIVPKLSDTPGSAEWVGPALGEHTTPLLASLGYDAAAIARLRAAGTV; encoded by the coding sequence ATGACAATGCCCAGCAAACCTCTCGCCGGCCTGAAAGTCATCGAGCTCGGCACCTTGATCGCCGGCCCGTTCGCCTCGCGGATCTGCGCCGAATTCGGTGCAGAGGTAATCAAGGTCGAGTCGCCCGATGGCGGCGACCCGCTGCGCAAATGGCGCAAGCTGTACGAGGGCACGTCACTGTGGTGGTTCGTCCAGGCGCGCAACAAGCAATCACTGACCCTCAACCTCAAGCATCCTGAAGGCCGCGAAGTGCTCAAGCGCCTGCTGGCCGAGGCCGACATCCTGATCGAGAACTTCCGCCCCGGTGTGCTGGAAAAGCTCGGCCTGGGCTGGGACGTGCTGCACGCCCTCAACCCACGCCTGGTGATGGTGCGCCTGTCGGGGTTTGGCCAGACCGGCCCGATGAAGGACCAGCCGGGCTTCGGCGCGGTTGGCGAATCCATGGGCGGGTTGCGCTACATCACCGGCTTCGAGGATCGCCCACCGGTGCGCACGGGGATTTCCATCGGCGACTCCATTGCCGCCCTTTGGGGCGTAATCGGCGCGCTGATGGCCTTGCGTCATCGCGAAGTCAACGGTGGCGACGGCCAAGTCGTGGATGTGGCGCTGTACGAAGCCATCTTCGCCATGATGGAGAGCATGGTGCCGGAGTTCGACGTGTTCGGCTTTATCCGCGAGCGCACCGGCAACATCATGCCGGGTATCACCCCTTCCTGCATCCATACCACCGCCGATGGCCGGCACGTACAGATCGGCGCCAATGGCGATGCGATCTTCAAGCGCTTCATGCAGGCCATCGGCCGCGACGACCTGGCCAACGATGCCGCCCTGGCCACCAACGATGGCCGCGATGCCCGCCGCGACGAGCTGTACGGCGTCATCGACCGCTGGGCCAACGGCCTGCCGCTAGACAAAGTGATGCAGGCGCTCAACGACGCCGAGGTACCGGCCAGCCGGATCTACTCCGCCGAGGACATGCTGGGCGACCCGCAATTCCTCGCCCGCGAGATGTTCCTCCAGGCCCGACTGCCGGACGGCAAGCCGTTCAAGATGCCGGGTATCGTGCCCAAGCTGTCCGACACCCCCGGCAGCGCCGAATGGGTCGGACCGGCCCTGGGTGAACATACGACGCCGCTACTGGCCAGCCTGGGCTACGACGCAGCCGCCATTGCCCGCCTGCGCGCGGCCGGTACGGTCTGA
- a CDS encoding YaeQ family protein, translated as MAQPSTTYKFELNLTDLDRGVYENVRQTIARHPSETEERMAVRLLGYALWYNEQLSFGRGLSDVDEAALWEKSLDDRILHWIEVGQPDADRLTWCSRRTERTSLLAYGSLRVWETKVLGAVKGLKNLSIAAVPQEVLETLATDMPRTIKWDVMISEGTVFVTDDRGQHEVQLQWLLGERG; from the coding sequence ATGGCCCAGCCGTCCACAACCTACAAGTTCGAACTGAATCTGACCGACCTCGACCGCGGCGTGTACGAGAACGTTCGCCAGACCATCGCCCGCCACCCTTCGGAAACCGAAGAGCGCATGGCCGTGCGCCTGCTGGGCTATGCCCTCTGGTACAACGAGCAGCTGTCCTTCGGTCGCGGCTTGTCGGACGTCGATGAGGCGGCCCTGTGGGAAAAAAGCCTGGACGATCGCATCCTGCACTGGATCGAAGTCGGCCAGCCCGACGCCGACCGCCTGACCTGGTGCTCGCGGCGTACCGAGCGCACCAGCCTGCTGGCCTACGGCAGCTTGCGGGTGTGGGAGACCAAGGTGCTCGGCGCGGTCAAGGGCCTGAAGAACCTGAGCATTGCCGCCGTCCCGCAAGAGGTGCTGGAAACCCTCGCCACCGACATGCCGCGTACCATCAAGTGGGACGTGATGATCAGCGAAGGCACGGTGTTCGTCACCGACGACCGTGGCCAGCACGAAGTGCAGTTGCAATGGTTGCTTGGCGAGCGCGGCTGA
- a CDS encoding efflux RND transporter periplasmic adaptor subunit, whose translation MLRRALSLALPAVAVLLLTACGQEAAPPAAPRPALVVQPQPAGASADSYPGEVRARFEPELAFRIGGKVSKRLVEEGQRVKAEQPLAELDPQDVRLQLEANRAQLAAAEANLALVRAERDRYQKLLDRQMVSHSQFDNAENLYRAGMARLKQAKAEYEVAGNQAEYAVLRAPQAGVIAKRQVEVGQVVAAGQTVFTLAADGEREVVIGLPEQQFARFAVGHTVSVELWSHPNRLFEGRIRELSPAADPRSRTFAARIAFISNATPAELGQSARVFIDHAERSPLAVPLSAVTAEAGQAYVWRVGKDNRLQRAAVRLGAYGADSVPVLEGLEAGDWVVAAGGHVLREGQQVRPVDRSNREVNLAAKE comes from the coding sequence ATGTTGCGTCGTGCGTTGTCCCTCGCCCTGCCGGCCGTTGCCGTGCTGCTGCTCACCGCCTGCGGCCAGGAGGCCGCGCCACCTGCCGCACCGCGCCCGGCGCTGGTGGTCCAACCCCAGCCGGCCGGCGCATCCGCCGACAGTTACCCGGGCGAGGTGCGGGCGCGCTTCGAGCCTGAACTGGCGTTCCGCATCGGAGGCAAGGTCAGCAAACGCCTGGTGGAGGAGGGGCAGCGGGTCAAGGCCGAGCAGCCGCTGGCCGAACTAGACCCGCAGGACGTGCGCCTGCAACTGGAGGCTAACCGCGCCCAGCTGGCCGCGGCCGAAGCCAACCTGGCGCTGGTGCGCGCCGAGCGCGACCGCTACCAAAAACTGCTGGATCGGCAGATGGTCAGCCATTCCCAGTTCGATAATGCCGAGAACCTTTACCGCGCTGGCATGGCCCGCCTGAAGCAGGCCAAGGCCGAGTACGAAGTGGCCGGTAACCAGGCTGAGTACGCCGTGTTGCGCGCGCCCCAGGCCGGCGTGATCGCCAAGCGTCAGGTCGAGGTGGGCCAGGTGGTGGCAGCGGGGCAGACGGTGTTCACGCTGGCCGCCGATGGTGAGCGCGAAGTGGTCATAGGCCTGCCGGAGCAACAGTTCGCCCGCTTTGCTGTCGGGCATACAGTCAGCGTGGAACTGTGGTCGCACCCGAACCGGCTTTTCGAAGGCCGGATTCGCGAGCTTTCCCCTGCGGCGGACCCGCGTTCGCGCACATTTGCCGCGCGCATCGCCTTTATCTCCAACGCCACCCCTGCCGAGCTGGGCCAGAGCGCGCGGGTGTTCATCGATCATGCCGAACGTTCGCCGCTGGCAGTCCCGCTGTCGGCAGTGACCGCCGAGGCGGGGCAGGCCTATGTCTGGCGGGTTGGCAAGGACAACCGCCTGCAGCGCGCCGCTGTGCGTCTGGGTGCCTATGGCGCAGACAGCGTGCCGGTGCTCGAAGGCCTGGAGGCCGGCGACTGGGTGGTGGCTGCGGGCGGCCATGTGCTGCGCGAGGGGCAACAGGTGCGGCCTGTGGACCGCAGCAACCGTGAAGTGAACCTGGCGGCCAAGGAGTAA
- a CDS encoding response regulator: MHQLNVLIHQARPYYQMLLHQAFNAQGVYNVRLTDDVPAATANITQGQRPVDVLVLDQGMPSRHARRLFKYLVQASCAGGLLFVGYGDAGGIDLALEARKQGLNVLAELPWPMSMVGLEQALGRL; this comes from the coding sequence ATGCATCAGCTCAATGTCCTTATCCACCAGGCTCGGCCCTACTATCAGATGCTCTTGCATCAGGCCTTCAATGCCCAGGGTGTGTACAACGTACGGCTCACCGATGACGTGCCGGCAGCCACGGCCAACATCACACAAGGGCAGCGGCCCGTTGATGTGCTGGTGCTCGACCAGGGGATGCCAAGCCGTCATGCCCGACGCCTGTTCAAGTACCTGGTGCAGGCTTCCTGCGCGGGTGGGTTGCTGTTTGTCGGCTATGGCGACGCGGGGGGCATCGACCTGGCGCTCGAGGCCCGCAAACAGGGCTTGAATGTCCTGGCCGAGCTGCCCTGGCCGATGTCAATGGTGGGCCTGGAGCAGGCGCTCGGGCGCCTGTAG
- the thrC gene encoding threonine synthase, protein MRYISTRGQAPALNFEDVLLAGLASDGGLYVPENLPRFTQEEIASWAGLPYHELAFRVMRPFVEGSIADADFKKILEETYGNFAHAAVAPLRQLNGNEWVMELFHGPTLAFKDFALQLLGRLLDHVLVKRGERVVIVGATSGDTGSAAIEGCRRCDNVDIFILHPHQRVSEVQRRQMTTILGDNIHNIAIEGNFDDCQEMVKASFADQSFLKGTRLVAVNSINWARIMAQIVYYFHAALQLGGPARSVAFSVPTGNFGDIFAGYLARNMGLPISQLVVATNRNDILHRFMSGNQYVKDALHPTLSPSMDIMVSSNFERLLFDLHGRNGAAVAQLMDTFRQGGGFSVEQDRWTEARKLFDSLAVTDEQTCETIAEVFQSTGEVLDPHTAIGVKAARECRRSLDTPMVVLGTAHPVKFPEAVEKAGVDKALELPAHLSDLFGREERCTVLANDLKVVQAFVSQHGNRGKPL, encoded by the coding sequence ATGCGCTATATCAGTACCCGCGGCCAGGCTCCGGCCCTGAACTTCGAAGACGTCCTGCTGGCTGGCCTGGCCAGCGACGGCGGGCTGTACGTTCCCGAGAACCTGCCACGCTTCACCCAGGAAGAGATTGCCTCCTGGGCTGGCCTGCCGTATCACGAGCTGGCCTTCCGGGTGATGCGCCCGTTCGTCGAAGGCAGCATCGCCGACGCCGATTTCAAGAAGATTCTCGAAGAGACCTACGGCAACTTCGCCCATGCTGCGGTCGCCCCGCTGCGCCAGCTCAACGGCAACGAGTGGGTGATGGAGCTGTTCCACGGCCCGACCCTGGCCTTCAAGGACTTCGCCCTGCAACTGCTCGGCCGCCTGCTCGACCACGTGCTGGTCAAGCGCGGCGAGCGCGTGGTGATCGTCGGTGCCACCAGCGGTGACACCGGCTCGGCCGCCATCGAAGGCTGCCGCCGTTGCGACAACGTCGACATCTTCATCCTGCACCCGCACCAGCGCGTGTCGGAAGTGCAGCGCCGGCAGATGACCACCATCCTTGGCGACAACATCCACAACATTGCCATCGAAGGCAACTTCGACGACTGCCAGGAGATGGTCAAGGCCAGCTTCGCCGATCAGTCCTTCCTCAAGGGCACACGTCTGGTGGCGGTCAACTCGATCAACTGGGCACGGATCATGGCCCAGATCGTCTACTATTTCCACGCCGCGCTGCAGCTCGGCGGCCCGGCGCGTTCGGTGGCGTTCTCGGTGCCGACCGGCAACTTCGGCGACATCTTCGCCGGTTACCTGGCGCGCAACATGGGCCTGCCAATCAGCCAACTGGTGGTGGCGACCAACCGCAACGACATCCTGCACCGTTTCATGAGCGGCAATCAGTATGTCAAGGACGCCCTGCACCCGACCCTGTCGCCGTCGATGGACATCATGGTCTCGTCCAACTTCGAGCGTCTGCTGTTCGACCTGCATGGGCGTAACGGCGCGGCCGTTGCCCAGCTGATGGACACCTTCAGGCAGGGTGGCGGCTTCAGCGTCGAGCAGGACCGCTGGACTGAGGCGCGCAAGCTGTTCGACTCGCTGGCAGTGACCGATGAACAGACCTGCGAGACCATCGCCGAGGTCTTCCAGAGCACCGGTGAAGTCCTCGACCCGCACACCGCGATCGGCGTCAAGGCTGCCCGTGAATGCCGCCGCAGCCTGGACACCCCGATGGTGGTGCTGGGTACCGCGCATCCGGTCAAGTTCCCCGAGGCGGTGGAGAAGGCCGGTGTCGACAAGGCCCTGGAGCTGCCGGCGCACCTGAGCGACCTGTTCGGCCGTGAGGAGCGTTGCACCGTGCTGGCCAACGACCTGAAGGTCGTGCAGGCCTTTGTCAGCCAGCATGGCAATCGCGGCAAGCCGCTGTAA
- a CDS encoding DUF3509 domain-containing protein has protein sequence MERICRLLNDALTPYQAELGPTDNRGRRHLSVHDEHGLPILRRTVCERELIEQQLLVDLVDGLHRDLQIAEGRLQPCVIAALQHQRQMQGTFA, from the coding sequence ATGGAAAGAATCTGCAGACTGCTCAACGATGCCCTGACCCCTTACCAGGCCGAGCTTGGACCGACCGATAACCGTGGCCGCCGTCACCTGAGTGTTCACGATGAGCACGGTTTGCCGATTTTGCGGCGTACCGTTTGTGAGCGAGAGCTGATAGAACAGCAATTGCTGGTCGATCTGGTCGATGGCCTGCACCGTGACCTGCAGATTGCCGAAGGCCGTCTGCAACCCTGTGTGATCGCCGCCTTGCAGCATCAGAGGCAAATGCAGGGAACCTTTGCCTGA